Below is a genomic region from Gammaproteobacteria bacterium.
TGCCGGAAATGATCTTGCTGATGTTGATCAGCACCCGCTCCGCCAGTTCCTTGCCCTTTTTCTGATACAGCACGTCGTATTTGTCGACGTTGAAGCGGATGATGGAAATCGGCGAGCCGTGACGGATGGCGAAGGACAGCATCTCCGGCCCATGCTGCGTGAAGTAGCGCAGGTTGGGCAGCCCGGTCAGCGGGTCGATGGTGGACTGCTTCTCCAGGGTGTGCTGGGCCTGCGCCAGCTTGCGGTTGGTGTCCTGGAATTTGACCGCCGAACGCGCGCGCGCCTTGAGGTGCAGCGAATCGAACGGCTTGGTGATGAAGTCCGTCGCGCCCAGCGACATCGCCTGACGATGCATCTTCTCATCGTCGTTGTGGCCGGTAATGATGATCACCGGCAGGTGGCTGATCCGGTTGTGGATCGATTCCCGGATATTGCGCAACAGCTGAAACCCGTTGACACGCGGCATCATCAGGTCGGAAAAGACCACCTGAATGCCGTTGTCCTTCTGGATCATGTCCCAGGCCACGTCGCCATCATCCGCCTCCACGACATCGAAGTCGTGGGACAGCAGGCGGCGCATCGACTTTCGCATGACCCGCGAGTCATCGACGATGAGGATGCGCGGCTTTTCGATTGTGATCTGGGTCTGGGTCAGCTCCATCCGGCCCCTCCTGGCGGTTCGAACGGGAGACAGGTCCGCCTTATATATCACAGACCCCGTTTAAGGACCTATCCCGACATAGTCCGCGGACCGGATTTGCACACCCAAACCGGCGTCGGCAAGGGACGCGCGGGGAGCTGCGGCCCGGCTACGGGCAGGTGTGCAACATAGCTGGCGCGGCTTTGGGCCGCAACCCCCAGGGCGACGAGGCAGGATCAACCTGCCGCGGAACGCGACGCCTTTTTGCGCTCATGCTCCTTGAGCAGTTTCTTGCGCAGCCGGATGTGGTGTGGCGTCACCTCGACCAGCTCGTCGTCGTCGATGAATTCCAGAGCCTGTTCCAGGGTCATCTGGATCGGCGGTGAAAGCAGCAGGTTCTCGTCCGTACCGGCAGCGCGGATGTTGGTGAGCTGCTTGGCCTTGAGCGGATTGACCACCAAATCGTTGTCACGCGAGTGAATGCCGATGATCATGCCCTCGTAGACCTCCTCGCCGTGGCCGATGAACAAACGGCCGCGCTCCTGCAGATTGAACAGGGCGTAGGCCAGCGCCTTACCGTCGGCATTGGCGATCAGCACCCCGTTCACCCGGTTGCCGATGGCGCCCGGCCGGTGTGTGCCGTAATGATCGAACACATGGTGCAGCAGCCCGGTGCCGGAGGTGGCGGTCATGAACTCGGTCTGGAAGCCGATCAGGCCGCGGGCCGGGATGATGTAATCCAGGCGCACCCGCCCCTGGCCGTCCGGGCGCATGTCGCGCAGTTCGCCGCGCCGCTCGCCCAGGCGTTCCATGATGGTGCCCTGATGCTGCTCCTCGACATCCACGCTGAGCTGCTCGTAGGGCTCCATGAGCTCGCCGTCGACCTCCCGCAGAATCACCTCGGGACGCGACACGCCCAGCTCGTAGCCTTCGCGGCGCATATTCTCGATCAGGATGCCGAGATGCAGTTCGCCGCGGCCGGAGACACGGAACTTGTCCGGATCGTCCGTATCCTCCACGCGCAGCGCCACGTTGTGCTTGAGTTCCTCGGTGAGGCGTTCGCGGATCTTGCGCGAGGTGACGAACTTGCCGTCCTTGCCCGCGAACGGCGAGCTGTTGACCTGGAAGGTCATGCTCACGGTGGGCTCGTCCACGGTCAGCGGGGGCAGGGCCTCGACCTGTTCGGGATCGCACAGCGTATCGGAGATGTAGAGCTCCTCCATGCCGGTGAAGGCAATGATGTCGCCCGCCGTGGCCTCCTCGACCTCCACCCGGTCCAGGCCGTGGAAGCCGAACAGCTGCAACACCCGGCCATTGCGGAGCTTGCCATCCCGCTCGATGACCTTAATCGCTGTATTCGGCTTGATCCGGCCGCGGGAAATGCGCCCGATGCCGATCACGCCCACATAACTGTTGTAGTCCAGCGAGCTGACCTGCATCTGGAACGGTCCGTCGAGGTCGACGGCCGGCGGCGGCACGTGCTCCACGATGGTTTCGAACAGCGGCGACATGTCCCCGGAGGTCACGTCG
It encodes:
- the typA gene encoding translational GTPase TypA, with the translated sequence MIEKLRNVAIVAHVDHGKTTLVDKLLQQSGTLDARKTTGERVMDSNALEQERGITILSKNTAVTWQDYRINIVDTPGHADFGGEVERVLSMVDSVLLLVDAVDGPMPQTRFVTQKALARGLRPIVVVNKIDRPGARPDWVVDQTFDLFDRLGATDEQLDFPVVYASALQGFAGMSTDVTSGDMSPLFETIVEHVPPPAVDLDGPFQMQVSSLDYNSYVGVIGIGRISRGRIKPNTAIKVIERDGKLRNGRVLQLFGFHGLDRVEVEEATAGDIIAFTGMEELYISDTLCDPEQVEALPPLTVDEPTVSMTFQVNSSPFAGKDGKFVTSRKIRERLTEELKHNVALRVEDTDDPDKFRVSGRGELHLGILIENMRREGYELGVSRPEVILREVDGELMEPYEQLSVDVEEQHQGTIMERLGERRGELRDMRPDGQGRVRLDYIIPARGLIGFQTEFMTATSGTGLLHHVFDHYGTHRPGAIGNRVNGVLIANADGKALAYALFNLQERGRLFIGHGEEVYEGMIIGIHSRDNDLVVNPLKAKQLTNIRAAGTDENLLLSPPIQMTLEQALEFIDDDELVEVTPHHIRLRKKLLKEHERKKASRSAAG
- a CDS encoding response regulator; the protein is MELTQTQITIEKPRILIVDDSRVMRKSMRRLLSHDFDVVEADDGDVAWDMIQKDNGIQVVFSDLMMPRVNGFQLLRNIRESIHNRISHLPVIIITGHNDDEKMHRQAMSLGATDFITKPFDSLHLKARARSAVKFQDTNRKLAQAQHTLEKQSTIDPLTGLPNLRYFTQHGPEMLSFAIRHGSPISIIRFNVDKYDVLYQKKGKELAERVLINISKIISGTVREEDTAARVGLAKFAVLMPGADEDSAVNVAARVHQIMLKTGYRVGNTRFRMTISAGLVTPQLTHDLQFDEVLKIAEARLAKAIATGGNRVITNAEQETPQTETKPAVAPEPQNLLSVEEALVLLKAGETRKVDEQVRSLMLRTYPLLVFANKKLGLGLESNLLQIKEKLQRH